Genomic DNA from Scomber scombrus chromosome 21, fScoSco1.1, whole genome shotgun sequence:
TCGACTGGCCTCTTTCTCCACCCCCATCTTAAACACAGCTATGAGACCTCTAATTATGCAGGGATTCAAGTAGCTTTTCACAAAACACAGTGTTGTCCTTTAGAGCTGGAGAGTGCTCGATGAGCTAAAGGACAGGCTGCATATTTGTAGGTTGAGCAAATTCAATTTATTTGATTAGTTCTCTGCATAAGCTTCAAATTTGATTCAAAGGATGAATCTTAAATGTAGTCCATGTAGGATATATATGTATTTGCTACATTCCTACTGATCACCAACAAGTCTGTGCCATGTTTCTCCCCGCAGGTCTCTTTTTATCATTTGCCCAGAGTGAGACGTGTTTTTTGAGTTTGCTTTAGGGCTTTAAAAGTGACAGATTCCAGAGTTAAATCCAAGGAGGAGGCCAGTTCTATAACTCAAGTAGCATAACATCATTCATCATAACTCATTCATCCTTCAGCCTTACCAAAAAAAGCTCTGTGATGGCTTATAAATATGAACGTTGTCTCCCTCCTGCTCATTGCCCTCTATTTATCACCAAATCTGATAGTACCTGATCATATAAATGTGACATACAAGTATAATTTGTTGCATCCCATCACCATATTATTACACAAGACGAATGTCATCCTCATACATTAGATCACTTGCTGTCGGTGTGGGTTTACATGCTTTTGTACAAAGCTGATGTGAAAAGCCTTTATCACAATGGTAAGCATTCAATTTCTGCCTGCAGCAAGTCCTGACTAATAAAATTACGCTGAGGTCAATGAGCTCTGGTCCAGTTGAAATGTGCAGGGCTTTCCTGTTGCACACAGGTGGAACAGACCATGCttgaaataaaagatgaatgacaggtTGATCCTTAGCAGGTTAAAGTGTTCAACTGTAAAAAAGAGTGAATCAAGAAATGTCTATCATCTACTGCATTCGTGTGCGATACGAAATTGATACAATATTGTTTTATGTGTAAGAttctcctattttttttaaataattaattcagaTAACAACAGGTTACTGTTTATTGATTTGTCTTGTTCTCTTCATTTGTCAAAACCAACAAAGTAGCCTCTATCTGTTTTACATGTTTCCGGTGGCTTCAATTGCGTGCGTAAAATCGATGCGTAATTTGTGCAATAATTGTGCTAAAGCCCAGCAGTTTTGAGTGTCTAGTGTGCTAATCTCTGGACCATTTATTCAATTTACTGAGAGGTGATTGCGGCTCGTGTACGCCCCCAAAAACCTTGAGACATTTTCCTCTTTAATCTAATTGGATGATAAGTGGGTGCGTACTGCTCAAACTGAAGCCAAAACGCTTGCGCGGCCTTTTCTTTGGAGTCTGTTCTCGTCACAGCCCCTCGCGGGTTCATCTCAAATCCCATTTGCTATTGTACCTGCCCAATCGCAGAGACCGAGCGCGTTTTAACTCGGAtggcattttttatttcatcattacaTCAATCCGGCGCAAGTTTGGCGCAGTGATCTCTCTGCTTTCACTCCGATCATCAAGATCTGAAAGACGCAGCTTCGGACGACTTTCGGGgtattttttcttactttctctcGTATGATTTCATCACAGCCTGTGAGCGTTTTTTaggttgcttttttttctttatacatttttgaTGGTGATTCTAATCGGACAGTAAACGGTAATGGCAGACTCTGATGCGCAAGAGACTCGCCAATCTGCAAAAGACTCACCGTTCTCCATAAAGAACCTGCTGAACATCGAAGACAAACCCACGAAGCCTAAAACCGTCCTCGCTTCGTCTAAAGGAGTGTTTGAAGGCAGCCTCTTCTCTCGGTTCGGTGACTTATCTTTCCCTCGGTTTGAGTTGCCCACACAGAGAATTGGACTATCAGCGCAGTATTTGGAAAGAGCGTCTACCTGGTGGTATCCGTACACGCTCGGGACTCATCTGAGGACTGGAGGTAAATATTATTAACTCCTTTTATTTTGCAGATAAAAACATCGTAGCGTTTTACtatataaaaatcaaaaaatctATTAGAAAGGGGCCTATAAGCATAGATTGTCACATCATGTGGGTAAAGAGATTTTTAAAATACCTTACATGATGAATTCATCTCATTAAACcctaaaaagaaaagtaaaaatacataaataagcatatttaactggtgaaacacaaacagcctATCAAGATCTTTCCCTCTAACATACAGGTTATTGTCATTTCAGATCACTTTTGAATAAGTGGATCAATTGAAATCTGTAATCTATTTTTTCTGCAGGGTCTGAGAAGGCCAACCTGAGGGAACCCTTGTCTGTTCATGACAGGCGCTCCCCTGATCTCCAGAAAAGTGACCAAGATGCCAAAGAGGAAAGCGCCGACGACGACATCGCACTAGATGAAAGTGACGCAGAAGAGCCAAAAAAAGATACAGACCAGGAGGACGActggaggagaaaaacagaCGATCTGGACTCCGACAAGAAGCCTTGTAGGAAGAAGAAGACGCGCACGGTGTTCTCCAGGAGTCAGGTCTTCCAGCTGGAGTCCACCTTCGACATCAAGCGCTACCTGAGCAGCTCGGAGAGAGCAGGGCTGGCCGCGTCACTGCACCTGACAGAGACGCAGGTCAAAATCTGGTTTCAGAACCGGAGGAATAAGTGGAAAAGGCAGCTGGCCGCGGAACTGGAGGCGGCCAACTTGAGCCATGCGGCGGCGCAGAGGATTGTGCGGGTTCCCATACTTTACCACGAGAACGGAGCCCCAGAGACAAGCGGAGGTCCCGCTGGAAACTCACCGGGCAGCCAGTCCCTGCTGGCTTTTCCCCACCACATGTACTATTCCCACCCTGTCCCGCTGCTCAGGCCTGTTTAACACCGACTGTGTCCTACTGCGTTGtacatatgtttttaaatgagagtgaccttcattgaaaaaaattacaattttgtatattttgtagaTTGAACGGACACAATGTTAggtcagattattattattattattaataatattattattagatcATCCTTTAtcctgctgaagtgtccttgagcaagacacttgCTCCCTCGTGTGTTGCAAGAGGGatcatttaaaattattattattattattgttgttattattattattattgttattattattattattattattattattatcctattgttattattgatgGAATCGTTAAATGCTCAAAAGTGGGTGAATATATATTCAATGTGTTCACCATAAAAAAGAACATGTTTTGAACAGGGTTGATTGTCCATATGTATTTTACAGAGACTTGTGTTAGTGTTTGTAGCTAAAAATTGtggattttaatattttgatattttcaaaTATCGTGCAATACTGTGGGCTTCACGTTGGCTACCAGCCTTTGGCATctatatttcacttttacagaaaaaaaatcccataaCCTTTTTTATCTATGTAATAGTGAGGACAATCATGTGATCCTTGAAATAAACACCCCCGAAAACATTGCAGGTGACAGGTTGTTTTTAAGACGCAGTGTTTTGCCAGTAATTTTTGAAGCCATGatgacagagacaaaaaaaacagcctctgtttttgtgtatgaTTTTCCTCTGATATTATTGAAATTCTGTATGTTATATGGTCTTACACTCAGTAAAGATTTTGTTCCAAAAAGAGATGAATCTATCCTTAATATGATCGTGATgtgcattgaaaaaaaagaatcattcaTTTGAAGATGGTGagatctttaaatatttaaaacgaAACAGAGAGCACATTGAGCAGAGAGTTTGGTGcactctaaaataaaatataaaaatttgATCATTTCAATTTAGTTTGTTAATGATAGTCATCTTTTTAAATCTGACTTGAGAAATCGTCAGCGATAGCTTAACTGTAACCACTATTGAGAAAACATTAGGCTATATTGGATTCTTGTTACGTTTTTAGGCCAGTAGAAAATATCAGAGCTGGTCTCTATCGGCCTAttgttttatcacatttttgtacCTTCTGAAATAAGGGAAAATTAGACACATAACAATAgaataacaatatttaaaactatAGGTTATATCACACAATTGCTCCATTAATCTGGCCAAAAAATTGAGcctgttattatttttcattcatttaacaacACTAATAGACGATTGCATGGGCTCTTTGATGACCCTTGGCGTATAAGAAACTGTTATGCTAGTACACTATTTTGGCAAAATCCTTCTCAAACtacagaaagaaataatgacGGCCTACAACTACAgtcaccggccacttcattaggtaaacctgtgcaatctaattcaatccaatacaacagctctgccataaattctactttttagtttatagtttatagtctagtttatacattttcagttttgttgacattgtaaGAACAATGataattttactttatgtttattactgaggtcgtactaagtggtggtggtgcatCATGTTGACTGGTggtcctaatattttgcccctctcatgtatgttaatggggtggacaaatATTAGGGAACACCATCCAATAAGTGCTTTATAaatttaatgtattattgtcattattattattaatatactCTAGTAGGCTACATCACCATCACCCATTATTACCTCAATAATAATCATACAGctgaattatcacctttttgataatgtcaataaaaactgaaaatgtatatgcttcataaatgtaaaattgaaagcagagctgttgtattggattgcattagattgcacaggtgtacctaataaagacgCCAGTGAGTGTGAATTATCATTGTATATCACGGTCTAATTAACCAATTTTGATAGTCCTATTTTTTTTGTGGATATAGGATATACGATTATACTATAGGCTACTCTATTGTCCTAGCTTAAATAAAAGATACACAAAGACCATACGCAGAAAATacatcgtgtgtgtgtatgtgtgtgtgtgtgtgagagagagagagggggggcgggcgagagagagagagagagagagagagagagagagagagagagagagagagagagagagagagagagagagagagagagagagagagagagagaatctgtCCTGTGTCACATGATTTGTATTGCGACAACGGAAAACCTACGTCAGGGTaaaaccagccaatcagagtccAGGCGGGAATTTGAACATTCGGTTTATCCAATCAGCGTCTTCCTACTCTGGAATACCTGCAGGAAGCACTTGCAAGCGCGTTAGCTTGGTGCGCTTCATTTCTTTTGTAGCATTTCCCACGTTCATTTACTTTGTATTTTATCTTAAACTAAAAGGCATATCAATTAGTCTCGTAACGAGAAGAACCACGACAGAAGCGGTAAGTGAAGTTAAAAAAGAGCCAGCAGCACCAGCGGGCTTGTAGTCTACGTTACATCTACCGTTAGATGCTAGCAGATTTAGCAGCGCCGGTGACAGAAATGGGCTCGGTGTAATTGCTGGATATAACGGAACAAGTCGCATAGTCTGTGGGGGGAAATAATAACAAATGCAATCGTTAAACTATGAATTAAAATCAACCTGTCACAATAGAAACTTGTTTTATTTAGCTTCAATGTTAGAAAGCTAAGTGCTCGGTGAGGCTAGCTAGATAAGTCACTGAGCTAAGCTAACAGCAAGCAGGGAAGCTATTGATCCACCAGTATACAGACTTAACTTAGTGGTTTACTTTGATATATGTTTTTAGATAGACTAAAGGTTATACACTGCACGTTTTATAGTACGATATCAATTAATTTCCAGCAAGCTCAGCTCGGTATTAGCAACTCTAATTCACCAGCATTATGTAGAAAATTAGGGAGAAATTACCTCCAGTCAATTAAATTAAGTGATCGAGTACATAATGTTTTTAACCcaactttataaatgtaaaagtaattGAATGATTGGTTATATTTAGCAGTCAATAATAATTTAGCAGTAGTTTAGGTAGTCCAGTTTGTGGTAGCTGTGGTTCAGTTTCAGCTGGATGAGATAAAAGTATATCAAAAGTGAACAGGAGGTGAACACTAACATTACTTATAGTATCTAACAGAAACTCATATAATGTGTATGTAatattttctatgtttctgAGGTTTGttatgaaaatacatttgttttggcTGCATATTCAGCATGGTGGCAATTCATCTTTTTTGGGTCTTGTTTGTTGTTAAACTGGATTGCACAATCCTGGAAGGTATTTATGTAGCATCCACAgaaatatattgttatattaaaatatgtctCATATTGCATCCATTAAATATGCAGGTCTAACAAGATCTTAAGTTTGGTCTGCCATATagtctcactttttttctctgttgtctTACTTTTCTGCAGATGACGGGCTCAAACGAGTACAAACTGAACCAGGGACCAGAGGACAGCATCTCTGCTGTCAAGTTCAGCCCAAGCACAGCTCAGTTCCTGCTGGTTTCCTCCTGGGACTGCACTGTCCGTCTCTTTGATGTTGGAGGAAACACCATGCGGATGAAGTACCAACACACAGCTCCAGTTCTTGACTGTGCTTTTTATGTATGTCACAGATTTTATGTTGGTTTTAGCCTCCTTATTGTCATGCTCTAGCATAGAAGTCTGAGAGAAACATTAACGTCACCTTTTACTTGCAGGACCCAACACATTCTTGGAGTGGAGGTTTAGATGCACAATTGAAAACTCATGATTTGAACACGGACCAAGGTATGTCATGACACTGTATTCGTCAGTCAAGTTTCTAAATCCTAACTAAGCTAATTATATTATTCCCAATTTCACCAAAAGCCTGTTAAGTTTCAGACAATAACTTCACTTACACCTGTCAAATTAAGTCAGGACTGTGAATTGAATGTGCTGCATGTGTTTATTCAAATGCTATTTTCTATATTCTCCATTTAAACAGATACAATAGTTGGAACGCACGATGCCCCCATTCGTTGTGTGGAATACTGCCCAGAGGTTAATGTCATGGTAACGGGCAGCTGGGACAGATCAGTTCGACTGTGGGATCCAAGGACGCCGTGCAACGCAGGCACTTTTACTCAGCCTGAGAAGGTAGAGCAATAGATGCATCAATGCTTAATAAATTATTgaagtaaagtaaagtattgTAAACAAGCTGGATTTTTTCACGACTTAATTGCAGGAAAGCATAAATAGCCTACAGTGTTTTTCAGTACTTTGTCTGTCTCAGGTTTTATCTATAAACTTAAATGAGATGGTATTACAATCACCACAGCATGACATTTTTAGCGCTTCCTGCTTTAtaaaattgttgtttgtttgtatgaagAAACAGTGTTTGGATGGAACATAACATGTTGAACACTGGCACTGGTTCACGATAAGGTAGCCATTAAAGGttcattgttgtccaaaaattacctacatacaaaataataatacagataCTTTATATATTCTTGTATTTATTGTGAAAGTGTTGTACACTCCACTATGGCAGAGACAATTTCctctttaaatgtcttctcCTGAATCCATGACATTTTTGTATCAAGTAAGATTCATGGCATTGCTAATGTTGTCTCCCTCTTGTCTCATACTTGCTGTCTTTGTAACAGGTGTATACGCTGTCGGTGGCTGGAGATAGGCTGATCGTTGGCACAGCTGGAAGACGAGTCCTGGTGTGGGATTTGAGGAACATGGGCTACGTACAGCAAAGAAGAGAGTCCAGCCTCAAGTATCAGACTCGCAGCATTAGAGCCTTCCCCAACAAACAGGTACACTTTGAATCAGAGTTTAATTTTATCAATTAAACAGCAGTATGAACATGCACGACATGTACACAATTCTAATGAATGATACAGACGGCCGTTAAAACTGACTTGATATGTTTCTGCTGATAGTGTATCGTGTGACTGACACAAATTCCTGTTAATGTGAAGACACTGGTTAGTAACctcatatttttttgtcttgGCTGCAGGGCTACGTCTTGAGTTCAATTGAGGGACGTGTAGCAGTGGAGTACCTGGACCCAAGCCAGGAGGTTCAGAAGAAGAAGTATGCCTTCAAGTGCCACAGGCTGAAGGAGGAGGGAATTGAACATGTTTATCCTGTCAATGCCATCTCatttcacagtgttcataacaCCTTTGCCACAGGTACGAGTGATTGATTAATACTTTACAGTTATAGGTTTGTGAAAAGATTATCGACAAAAGTGAGaactttttctgttgtttatttgtttctgtaATTAGTGCTGGGTCAAACATGGCCAAAATTGTTAtcctggtttaaaaaaaaaaaaatcgataATTAGCACgataaatgtcaaattattatttctttcaaGTTTAAAGGCTGATTTTTGCTCCTTAGTGAAAGTTGAAGAAACCAGATGGttaattgtgattttaaatgattCTTTATGGTCCAAATATGACAAACTGAAGTAGAACATTCAAAAcaattatgataaaaaaaaaagttcaaaatgagcATTagtaaaattatttttcagtcctttttcttcaaagaaaatatatatttaacagaaaaatgaagtgCTGCAGTATGATACAGACACATGTAAGTTGGCTCAGACTGCAAAGTTAGTTATATGTATATTAACACACAATAAACCTGATTTCCTGATGTCCCCTAAACGCCTCATATACAGGCTGCTGCTACTGGTcgtttttagttttttgcttcttttaatccagttaaattattacattcattatcCGTTGTACATTTAAACTTACATGCTCAAGCACTTATGGATCTCCCCTTCTTCTAATGACTTTCTCACCGATCATACTGATTTTTACACACTTTTCATATCTGCTATAACTCTTCCCTCTTAGTTTAATTACATTGAAAAATTTTCAAACATTTGTCATTTCTAATGAAGAAAatgtttatagttttatttcccAGTCCTATCTGtaatttgtttggtttttatgaagctcagatttttttctttgaccTTAAAGTGCTGCCAAGGTTGCTAGCGGAACAGCTAGTTATTATAGATCTATATCTCAGCAGTAACATGGCCTAAATCTTTTGAGTTTGACCTTGACCCTCTCCTTCTACCAGGTGGCTCAGACGGCTTTGTGAACATCTGGGACCCTTTCAACAAGAAACGCCTTTGTCAGTTCCACCGGTACCCAACCAGCATTGCCTCACTGGCCTTCAATAACGATGGCACCATGCTTGCCATCGCCTCCTCCTACACGTATGAGAAGGGAGACATCAGCCACCCAGAGGGCGCCATCTTCATCCGCCAGGTCACAGATGCTGAGACCAAGCCCAAGTGAGTCTTCCTCAGCCCTGTGGTCCTCAGTATGACGGTTTGCTTCACTCGGAATCTGTGAGCAGCTGTATTTACAAGGAGCACGTCCAGCTGCAGCATATGCTGATCTCTATCTCTGTCTACCCACTTTTCAATATCCGACAGTTGAAAGATAGACaagaactttaaaatcctccCACCCATCTATACCGTTGTGAATATACACTCATTACAATGGCCTTATAATGAATACCAGCATTGAGGAActtgaaatgttaaatatttgttgACACCAATTCAGTCAGGTGGTCATTTTTGAGGTTGTTTCGTGGTATTGTTGTATAGGCTTGTGTTATATTGAActgtatttttgaatattttgtctCTTCCCCCTCCAATATGTATTGGGGTggccaaaatattaaaaacacattgttcGATAAACAATTTTAAGTCTGCAGTTTTAAAGAATCGGGTTAACATGTTTTAAGTTGGTCTTAAGTGCATTCACAAGTCCAAATGTACTGGACTGCTCCCCCCACACAGACTCCAAGTGTCTTATTGACACCCCCTgcgttttttttgttggttttttgtttgtttgttttttaatgctctgtgtgtttctgtcacatttGGTAAAGCGTAATCTGTCCAGAAAactgtttaaatcacacatatcccgctgtatatgtgtgttgaACTTATTAACAGCATCTACACTGAATGATTAAGACTGAGTCTGTCTATGAGCTCGCCTCTTTCACTACAGGCAGATTCCCCTCACTCGCTGCAGTGGGCGAggaaatgaatcaatgaatcaataaatacaaacactgtcaaTTTCTTTCCATGGAGCCGACATGAaaactattttggttcagtaaaTTTCTGCTGTCAATCAGCCTGGTGGAGGCAGGTTAGCTGGCCACTGGTCAGGAACTGGTGCTGACAAACGGCTGAAGAGAGAACACAGGTCAGAGGATTTTAGAGAGGGGTAAGGGGTGCGCTGGATTTATAACACAAGTCAACATCGAGACCATCATTGCGAAACAATGCGGCACAATAATCATTATATctcaattgttttgtttttcataattaTTGGAAGCCAAAATTGTAATTGAAAATACAATTTGATTAATTGCTCAGCCCTAATATGTACAGTAATTGACTTTTACTTTGTttgctttaatcattcctcATTATGAGAATGTTTACTAATGTGCTTCCAATGAAAATCCACTTTttgttctgtgcaaaaatgaatTCAAAAGTCTCACTAAAGCCAATATGACAATTCAGTCGCATGAGTTAGTCAAATCCAATACATATCTTCCAAATTCAAAAAAGTCttccaaagtcttttttttatacaaaactccctgtttgtgtttccctgGACTCTATTTCCATGTGGAGGCAAAAGCAGGATTTAAAgtaatataaattattttccttttatttagaggatttggacacatttttgattTAGAATGCTAACATAGTACAAAGCAGATGTCTGTAGGTGCGTGACAGTCTGACATTGTGTCAATCCATTGAGCGTACTTTATGCTGACTTTGAAGCACTTCAAGCAGCATTGATGAATCACTGTCGAGTGAAGAGTCCAGGTGGAAACTGAACAAGGACAGAACtggcaaaaatgttttatctgaaCCTGTAACACCATCAAAAAGAGAGGGGTTGTATGCAGTATGTGTTTAGAAAGAATCGACTCAACGCATGGAAATGCACGTCTTGG
This window encodes:
- the LOC134003705 gene encoding homeobox protein HMX3-B-like is translated as MADSDAQETRQSAKDSPFSIKNLLNIEDKPTKPKTVLASSKGVFEGSLFSRFGDLSFPRFELPTQRIGLSAQYLERASTWWYPYTLGTHLRTGGSEKANLREPLSVHDRRSPDLQKSDQDAKEESADDDIALDESDAEEPKKDTDQEDDWRRKTDDLDSDKKPCRKKKTRTVFSRSQVFQLESTFDIKRYLSSSERAGLAASLHLTETQVKIWFQNRRNKWKRQLAAELEAANLSHAAAQRIVRVPILYHENGAPETSGGPAGNSPGSQSLLAFPHHMYYSHPVPLLRPV
- the bub3 gene encoding mitotic checkpoint protein BUB3; the protein is MTGSNEYKLNQGPEDSISAVKFSPSTAQFLLVSSWDCTVRLFDVGGNTMRMKYQHTAPVLDCAFYDPTHSWSGGLDAQLKTHDLNTDQDTIVGTHDAPIRCVEYCPEVNVMVTGSWDRSVRLWDPRTPCNAGTFTQPEKVYTLSVAGDRLIVGTAGRRVLVWDLRNMGYVQQRRESSLKYQTRSIRAFPNKQGYVLSSIEGRVAVEYLDPSQEVQKKKYAFKCHRLKEEGIEHVYPVNAISFHSVHNTFATGGSDGFVNIWDPFNKKRLCQFHRYPTSIASLAFNNDGTMLAIASSYTYEKGDISHPEGAIFIRQVTDAETKPK